The Acidicapsa ligni DNA window CAAGGCGAAGTCCGGCAGCAGCCTCGCGATCGTACAAGCGGAATCTGTGACACGCGATCTGGCCCCGGGAGAGAAGACGACAGGGGTTATTAGCGTCGGAAGCTCTCAGGGAAATGCTCCGCAACTCTATCAGCTAGTCTTTGGGACTTACGAGGGGAAGCCTCTTAGCGTTGAGGCTGTCCTCTAATCATGGACGCACAGGGTCATGTCACGTCAGAAGAAGTCCGCAAAGCACTGGTCTTGATATTCCGCAACGACTCCGAATCCGATCTGCAGCAAGCCCTTCTTCGTGTTCTTGCCGACGATCTGAAACCCACCGATGAAAAGGGACGCTGGAGACCCAGCCCGCTACTCATTCTGGTAGCGGTGTTGTTGTGCGGTCTGCTTGGGGTCTTCTTCTACTTTACGATTGGAGGTCCCCGATGAGTCCAGCCTATGATGCGCCGCCGCGGCGGTATCAACCTGGCCCCGAGGACTTGACCGGCCTGCTTGTCTTGCTCGCATGTGCAGTCCTGGCATTCTGCTGGTATGTTGCGGTTTCCCGACTACATCTGCGCAATAGCCAATGTCTCGAAATCTTCATGGACTTCGCCATTCTCTTCTTTGGCGGAGGGCTTGTCATCGCTCAGATCGTCGGCCGGAAACAGAAGCGCGAGGACAATTGGCCACATCCTCCCCTCTTCGTTCCGTCGCTGGCAGACGGCGCAATTGCTCGCGATGCCAATCAAGAGTCAGCGACGCTGCTCGGATATAACGTCCACAAAGAGCCATGGCTTTGGCCAGACGTCGTGAGGATGAAGCACGGGGTCATCGTTGGTGGGACCGGCGCCGGCAAGTCAACATTTCTTGAAAACATTATTGCTCAGGATCTGACACGCCGGTTTGGGAACCGGAAGATGCCCATGATTATCTTCGATGGCAAAGGAGAACGCGAGTTCCTTGATCGTCTTCTGCCGCACATCGAGGCTGCGGGCAGGCTCCAAGATCTCCGAGTTCTCGATCCTACGCATCCCACCGAGTCCGCCCGTTACAACCCCTTCTACGCCCTCGACGACGCCTACCAGGAACACGTTAACTTCATCTTTCGTTCGTTCGGGCTGCGGGAGGATTTCTTCAAGGGACATCAGGAAGCCTATCTCTCCGATCTTGTGCGTATTCTCCAATACACCGGCAAGCTATTCAACGTGTACGACGTTCTGGTTATGGCCCTCGACGAGAACGTACTTCAAGAGCAGATTGCGATTGCAAAGACGCGACTCTCATCTCTCCCTGATATCTCGATGCAAAAGCGTTTGAACTTCGAAATGTCGGTCCGGATGTTGCAAAGATCGCTCGCGGATCGGGAGAGGGTTGAGAAGATTCAAGGTCTGTTGAATGAGCTTCTGAGCTTCCTGGAAGACGAGCTTTCGATCGTCACTGGGTCCTACCAAGATCTGCTGACGCTCGATGAGGTGTTCGAGCAAGACCTCATTCTGTTTGTGTCGCTGAACACGAACCGCAATCAACGCGCTGTAGAAGCGCTGGGGAAAATCCTGCTGCAGAACATCCAGCTCATGGTCGGCAAGCGCTACGCCCGTGCTACGGGCGAGAGGGATGCAGATGAACCGATGTTCTCCGTCATCCTTGACGAGTTTGCGCCATTCGCCTATCCGGGATTTACCCAGGTCCTACAGACAGCTCGCGGAGCCAGAGTATCGTTCCTTTTCTCGTTCCAGAGCCTGCCTCAGTTGCAACGAGTAAGTCAGGCATTTTCGGATGAAGTCTCTTCCGCTCCCGGCACAAAGATGATCATGAATGTCTCGGAGGAGAACACGGCACAGTGGTTCCTAAAGGCGTCGGCCAAGATCGCAACCAAGCGTAGAAGTCTGTCGGTACGCAGAACGGGCCTCTTCTCGGCAAAATACACCGAGACCGGAACTGGCAGTGAAAGTGACATCAAGGAAACGCGGGCTCGGGAAGATCACATCAAGAATCTTCCGGTGGGCCAAATGGAAATCCTGATGGTCGACAGCCGGGAGGGCACGCGATACTCCCATCTCCACGTTCGGCGTGCTCCGAGCTTCCGGCTGGAAGGACTTGCTCCACGGCTCTATCCGAAAATGCACAGCTACCTCGACCCACAAACAGGCGTGAACCTCCGGTTCAAAGAGTCGGAGAACCGTAAACAGCGCCGCAGGCGCATGGCGGGAGTATCGCTCGACGGTTCGGCGGGAGAGTGAATATGAAGCGGCTCTTACAACGAATTTTCATTGTTTCGATTGTCCTTGCTGCGCTCTCGGCATTTCCATCCTTGGCCCAAACGCCGAGTCCGTCGGCAGATTCGAGACCCAAAACAAACAGGCGACAGGGATTTTTCGACTACGTGCTTGGCAAAGTCAACCCGAGCGGCAACGATTACGGCGCGGCCTTGCAATCCGGTCGAGACTCAATGGTTGGGAATACAGTGGACGATTTGTACTTCTGGTCGAACGCCGTGACGCTCGTTTTGCTTACGGGATCGGTCGCTATCGTCTTCCTGCAATGGCGCTCGGAGGCGAAACGCGAGATCATCGCCGCTGCTCTTATCGCCGAATTATGGAATGGTCGTGTCAGCGATAGGGTCGAGCTTGACCGCCGGACAGCGCAGTTCAATGAGCTTGCAGCAGCTCACAATGTCGAGGTGGAACGGGCGTTGACGCTCAGCCAGCAACAGGCGGAAAAGCAGTCGGCGGGCAATCTGAATCGAAGCGTTCGCAAGCTTAGCGAAGCACCAACAGGCGCGAGCCCAAAGGATGCTCCACGCGTGACGACGGCACCGGAAGCGCCGGTTGCGTCTCCGCCAGATGCCAGCGTTGCCAACCTCCAGCAGAGCAATGTATTGCTCCAACGGCGGATCGAAGCGATGCAGAACACCAAGCAAAATCTGGAGCAACGTCTCAGTCAGACCGCAGCCCTTCTCGAACAGGAGCGCCGTCGGAACGCTACGCTCAAGGGCGCTTAGAAAGGAAGCCATGTCGATTAAGAGCCGAGCCGAATTTAGCAAACAGGACGAGTGGATCTCGTATGTCCACGACTGCGTACCTGTCGCCGACCGTGCCTACGCGCTTGCAAGCGGCCGCACCGAGCTATTCAAAAGCTTTTACGACGTGCGGAGACGGACATTTCCTGTCGAGTTTGCTACCGCCTTGGAACGGATTCATGTTCTTTCCGAGCCCGAGCGCACGATCCGTCTTGAGCAGTTGAATGAACAAATTTTCGAAAGCCTTACCGGATTGTTGTTCGATGACGCGCAGTCAAAGAGAGTGGGAGATCAGTCAATAACTCCCGCTTCTCCGAAGAAACAGGTAGAGGAACTGCTCGATCATTTGATCAAGAAGAATCCCTACTTCGCATTGTGGACCACCTACAAAAGCAGTGTCGCGGAAGAATCCGGCGCACGAGATTGGGACGAGCACCTCTGCCAGGAGCTGGGAATGACTGATGGCGAGGAGGTAGAGTTCACCCGAGCCATGGCGGATTTGGACAAAGTTCTTCGTTACTTCCGCGACCACAACATTTCGCTGCCCCGTCATTTCTTTGAACGGACATGGTTCCTTCACTATCTTCGCGGGCCAGAACGAATGCTCCAGACGCGCGCTCTTCTGAACACTCTTACTGCGGAGATCAGGGAATGCACGTCCGAGTGATCGGCTTCGGAACCAATTGGTGGGCGATGCACTCGCCCGACAGAAGCGATCCCTATTGCTTCCGTCGGCGTGCGGCTTACTTCAATGCATCTGCCCTGATGTGCGGAAGGCGGCTTCATCATAGCGCGATCTTCCCCGGCCAAGTCAGGTTCAATGCGCGGAGCGGCTTTGATCCCGAGTTCCCATCCCGCGCTATCGGGAAGACATTTCTGTGTAGCGGTCCAAACCATTTCGCAGGAAAAGTTCATCTTCTGTTCCAGCAATTGGCCAACGATTCCCATCCAGACGCCTATCTCGCTGTGTTGAATTCGCTCGAGCATGGCTCCATTCGGTTCCGACAACCCGGCTGGATGTCCACCGGCGTAATACCAATCTCGATCAGCATGAGAGGTCCGAGATTCGAAGCGATGCTGCTGATAGGCCCTGACGATTGGGTCCAAAGCGATGTTGGACGCTGGCGGGTGAGCGCCGATAGGAACAGCCTGTCGCTTTCGTGCGACCTCGACGGGAGGATCAGATGAGATATTACAAAGGCTATATGGCTCTTTCCGAGGCGTGCGATGTGCCAGTCTTGCTGCACATCCGCAACGCCCGTGCGATCTGCTTCGATCAGCTTTCAGAACTGATTTCGTTCGAGATGGAGAAAGCGCTCTCGCGATCGCTCCGTTGGAGGGTCGCCCGTTTGGAAAAGGCCGGTCTCCTATCGCGCCTGGATATCTATCGCTATTTGGGCAAACCAGTTTTCGGAATCACGCAGCAGGGCCTCGAATGTCTGGAGGCTCGCGGCCATTATCTTCTTTCCCTGCCCAGCAACACCGAACAGATCCTGCACTCATCGCAGGTTCCCCATGCGTTGGAATTGGTGAACATCCGAATCGCGTTGGCGAAAGCAGGCCTGCTCATCTCCTGGAAAAGCGAGTTGGAAATCACCTCTCGGAACCTCATTGTCGAGAGTATGGCTACGAAGGATTATGACGCGGTCGCGGAAATTGAATTCGAAGGAAACAGCAGAAGGCTCGCGATTGAGTACGAAAGAAACCCGAAGGCCGCCCATCGTTATCGCGCTATTCGTGACGTACTCGATAAAGATGAGACCGCGGACACGGTACTTTATCTGACCGCGAACGATGACATCTTGTATCTTCTAGCCGTCGAAATGCGATCCTGCCGGCGGCAAATAGGCTTCGCACTGAGCGAAGCTTTCCGGCGGTCGCTCTTAGAAACGCGCACGTTGACGAACACCGAAGACTCCGAGGTTGTGCTCTTGCGCGATCTTCTGAGAGCTAAACGCCCATAAGTCCCGCCGTCGCCTTAGCCAAATCTTTGACTACCCATTGTGGAGCGATTGTGGTTGTAATGGCCCTCCATTGCTGGTCGTTTGATGTGGTTTGCCTTGTTTTTGACCAGAATCGACCCCTCCTAAGTCTCGGCTCTTCTATGAGTTGCTTCTTGACTATCCCCTTGTACATGGCTCCGATTTGAGGGGTTGTGGATGAGGTGATCGCAGGAAGGGGTGCAGCGGAACACGGATGTCCGCAGCAAGGAGGCAGGTATGAGTCAGTGGCTAGGAGAAGTACGTCGTCTCGCGCAGGAACATGGGAACGATCTTGCGCTGGTTGTGAACCATTCCGGTGGTAAAGATTCCACACGGATGTTGGGTTATATCCGGAAGAAGTTTCCGGATGTTGCTACCTACGCGGTGATGGCAGACACGGGATTCGAACATCTTTGTCCGATCTCGGCGGCAGATTTTGCGCGTTCCCGATGTGCAGAGTTTGGCCTCGATCTTACCGTGGTGCGAAATCCGAAGCGCACCTACCTTGAGATGGTGGAGCAACGCGGGATGTTTCCGTCCCCGCAGTACCGCCAATGCACTTCCGATTTGAAGCGCGGTCCAATCGACAAATTCATTCGCCGTCTGGCACACAAGGTGATTGTGAATTGCATCGGTATACGGTCGGAAGAGTCCAACCCTCGCTCCCGCCTGTTGCCGTTGACCTTGAACAATGCGCTTTGCTCACGTCACAGAACGGTCTACAGCTGGCTCCCCATCTTCGAACAAACTCTCCCCGATGTTCTCGCATGGCATTGGGTAAACGCGATCCGACTCCATCCCATGTATGTCCCGGAGTTCCACAAGGATGGAACAACTGGCGGTTATCTCCGGCGATTATCTTGCCGGGTTTGCATCTTCTCGACCAACGCAGACCTCGTAGCAATCCAGCAACATGACCCCGCCGCCTTCGAGGCAATCGCATCTCTCGAACAGAAGTTGAAGTTCACGATGCGTCCCGGCGCCAGCTTGGTCGAGATCGTGGAATCTCATTCTTCGGTTCGCAGGGAACAAGCCAGACAACAGAGCTTTTGCTTTTGACCGAAAGTTCGCCAGCATCAGCGGAATCGACCCTCCCCATTTGCCCATGACAGAGCAACCCTCGCGGTTCTTCGGCGCGTACCTGCGCGATTGAACTGGACCGTATCCGCCAAATCCTAAACCCGAAATGTGAGGCTTCGTGCCGACCGGAAAGGAATTCCTATGCCCTATATCCCTCGTGTTGTCTCGGCTTCAGTCGAGTACGTTCCAGTTCTGCCAGCCCGCTTTGCCCGACAGGTGGCGCTTTGCGTCCTTGTGACTCTGCTCGATGCAGCGGTCGCCGCTTCTTGCGGTCCCACGCTGTTTCGGGTGAGCGTCGGCCATCCAGTTTGGCAGGCGGGACTCACAAGCCTGTTCGCCGTGATGCTCTTGACGCTCATTCATACCTGGGTCCACACGCTACGTCGTCGGTCCCGCTAAGAAACAACCCCAACCAGAGAGAGGAGAACCGCCATGAAACGCATATTGGGAAAGATGTCCATCCACCACCTGTTCGACTGGCGCAATCGCGTCGGCGACACCATTCAGGAAACAATCGCAGCATTCCTCACGGACGGTGATGTTGGAGAACACGTCGCGGCGCGGTGGGTCGAGACACCAAAAGCCGTGATCATTCTGCAAATGATCAAGAACGATCCAGAGTGCGGCGGCATCTTCGCCTTCGACCGGGAAAGCTCGCAGTGGTACTTGCTGGACTTCGAACGGTTCGATCGTCCTCTCACTCCGAGCATCTTCGACCGCCTCTTCCGCGAATACAAACTCTTCAACTACCTTGACCAGCCGGGCTTGCTGTCCAAGTCGCGGCAAGCCAAAGCCTGACCCATCCTGCACGCCCACACCACAACTCAAGCCAACTTCTACTCCAGAGGAGGAACCGTCATGCGCCTTTCCGCAAGCCGTATTCGTTCGATCAACCGCAGCATAGCCAGAGTGAACGGGATCATCTGTGGCGCTTCCGACCGGATGCCACGCCGTCCACTCGAATCTCCTAAACCCACTCCATTCGGAATTCCCCCACACACCACCAGGGTGGTCGCGGTCCCGAAGTCCATCGCGGCGTAGTTCCAGGTGCCAGCGGAATCGGTGAGTGGACGTGCCCTAATCGGCACGTCCAGCTCGCCGTTTCCGGGAATTTGACCGAGTTTTGGGACCGGGGTACAACCACACAGCTAAGAAAGGAGCCCCGGCTATGCCAACCCACTTTTGCGTAAGCCGCCAGACCGCCGAAGACTTTATGCGGCTGTTCGTCAACCGTCTTGCCTATTGCATCCAGAGAGAAAAGACACCTTCGGATGGCAGTGCGCCGTACATCAAACAGAAACGTCCGCTGGACCTGGGAGCCGTCAGGATGCACCTGAATGGCGATGCAACGATCAGCTTGTATGCAATCAATCCAAATACCCAAAGGTGCAAGTGGGTCGCAATCGACGCTGACTTCGACGGTGCCGTCGACGCGCTCTTCCAGCTAAGGCATGAACTCAAGCAGGATGGCATCGAGGCTGCACCCGAACAGTCACGTCGCGGGGGGCATCTCTGGATCTTCGCGGAAGAGCCGCTGCTGGCGTCCCTCTGCCGTATCTATATCTACAATGCCGCTCTGCGTCTCGGCGTTCCAGTCAAAGGTGGTGGCCTGAAAGAAGGGATCGAAGTCTTCCCAAGGCAAGACCAGATCGCTGATGGTGCGTACGGCAACGCAATCCGCGCGCCGTTGGGCGTCCATCGCAAGAGCAACCGCCGCTACTGGTTCTATGACGCAGATGTCACCCCTGAAGCGCAGTTGGCTTACCTGCAAGGCCTGAAGAAACTCACGGCAACGCAACTCGAGACGCTCACGCAAGGGATGAAACTACCCGAGGCCTACAGGCCACCTGAACCGGTTCCGTTCGTCCCGCGGACTCCAATCCTGGGTCAACGGGAGTTTCGCATCCTCGATTACGTGCAGACCACGGGCAAGCAAGACAGCCGCAATTGGAAGGCGCAGTGCCCGTCATGCGGTGAAGCTGGTCGAGACAGATCTCGAAACAACTTGGGGATCAAGATATCCGACCCCCGCTTTTATGTATGTCGTGCGGGATGCACCAAGGAGGAAATCCGCGCGGCCCTCGGTCAACCCATCCGCAAAGCGGCAATGGCTTAGGGGGCGATCATGGCGAATCTCTCGGAAATCCACCGTCGTTCACCAGAAGCTTCGTCCCACTTACTGCACGGTCTTTCGCTTCCGGTGGCCACGCTCCAGGCACTCCAGCGTCGCGGCATCTACTGCACGTCCGGAGTTACCGTCGAACACCAGCACCTCGCGAAACGTTATGTGTTGCGCGGTGTCGAGTCGGGCGGTGCGGTGGCAGACATGGGACGCACCTGCGCTTTCCTGTCACCTGATGGGCTGCCTCTCCCGTGGCTTCAATCCATCGACTCGCTCGCCGTGAACGGTAGGCACGCGATCATCCTCGCCGAAAGCCTTGTCCGGATCGAGATGTTACGCACGGTCCGAACTTGCGAATTGTCCATATCCCTGCACACGTTGTCTTTGCAGCCAGGCAGAACCCGGCCAGAGATCACATCAAAATCCGTATTTCGCGGACGCGACGGTGTTCTCTCCGTAGAGCTATGGAAAGAGGAACACAGGACATTGCGCGGCGAACTGGCTCCGATCTTCTACACGCGTGCCGGAGAGCCAATGCAAGTGCCGCGACGTTTTGAGGAGGCCATCCGAAAGGTGACAACGGCAGTCTGCTGCGTCGGGTGCAAGCACGCGCATGTCAGCATTTCTCCGCAATCTAGCGAGGTCGCGTTGTGAATTCTTCCACCGATATCCAAATCAGCTTTGAGGAGCCGAACTGGGAGCCCTTGGAGCGCGTTCTGCCGCGCTGCCAGTGTTCGGACTTCATGTACATGGGACGCGCAGGCGAGATCGAGCTCTACAAACATTACATGACGCGCCGCTATTTGAACATCAGCCGCGACGCGCAGAGCTTCTACCGGTACACCAATGGAACCTATGTCGAGATCTCTCGGGGTATGGCCCTGGATCACGTATACGGCTGACTTATGGCAGGAAGGGTGTGCTTTATGACAGACGACACAACAGATTTCATTCAAGAGATGAACCTCCAGCGAGCACTCAGCAGTATCCGGGCTTTGAGCGAGGGTTCAACGACGTTTCTGCGCGCACTTGAAGATGTCGATCTTGCGGGCCGAGGCGCGAGGGCGACTGAGCTTATAAACGGCGAAATCGACGCGCTTGAGGCCAGCGTCGCTATCAGGTTTTCAGAGTGGCGGTTCGCCTCCTCTACGAGGGGATGGGCAATCCGCAAACCATCTCGTTGGATGCGGAGGTCGTTGCGCGAAGCCGCGGCGTAACGATCAACCTCTGACGCTCCACAACAATTCGTAGCAATGGCTTCGGATCTGGGCCAATGAGTCGAGATCTCGGAAAGGAAAGAGAGGAGCATCAACATGGCAAAGGGCGTCAATAAAGCAATTCTTCTCGGACACGTAGGAAAGGACCCCGAGATTCGATCCACTGCTGGCGGAACAATCGTCGCCAGTTTCTCGTTTGCAACCTCAGACCGGCAGAAGGATAGCCAGGGCAACTGGACGGACAAAACCGAATGGCACAACCTCGTGGCTTTCAATCGTACCGCCGAAATCGTGCGGGAGTTTGTGAAGAAAGGCACCCCGCTATTTGTCATTGGCAAAATCCAGACACGCTCGTGGGACGACAAGGCCTCAGGCCAGAAGAAGTATCGCACCGAAATTCTGGTCAATGAACTGAGCCTGCTCGGCGGCCGCGGAGACTCAGGCGCTTCCAGCAGTGGCGGAG harbors:
- a CDS encoding type IV secretory system conjugative DNA transfer family protein encodes the protein MSPAYDAPPRRYQPGPEDLTGLLVLLACAVLAFCWYVAVSRLHLRNSQCLEIFMDFAILFFGGGLVIAQIVGRKQKREDNWPHPPLFVPSLADGAIARDANQESATLLGYNVHKEPWLWPDVVRMKHGVIVGGTGAGKSTFLENIIAQDLTRRFGNRKMPMIIFDGKGEREFLDRLLPHIEAAGRLQDLRVLDPTHPTESARYNPFYALDDAYQEHVNFIFRSFGLREDFFKGHQEAYLSDLVRILQYTGKLFNVYDVLVMALDENVLQEQIAIAKTRLSSLPDISMQKRLNFEMSVRMLQRSLADRERVEKIQGLLNELLSFLEDELSIVTGSYQDLLTLDEVFEQDLILFVSLNTNRNQRAVEALGKILLQNIQLMVGKRYARATGERDADEPMFSVILDEFAPFAYPGFTQVLQTARGARVSFLFSFQSLPQLQRVSQAFSDEVSSAPGTKMIMNVSEENTAQWFLKASAKIATKRRSLSVRRTGLFSAKYTETGTGSESDIKETRAREDHIKNLPVGQMEILMVDSREGTRYSHLHVRRAPSFRLEGLAPRLYPKMHSYLDPQTGVNLRFKESENRKQRRRRMAGVSLDGSAGE
- a CDS encoding replication-relaxation family protein, with the translated sequence MRYYKGYMALSEACDVPVLLHIRNARAICFDQLSELISFEMEKALSRSLRWRVARLEKAGLLSRLDIYRYLGKPVFGITQQGLECLEARGHYLLSLPSNTEQILHSSQVPHALELVNIRIALAKAGLLISWKSELEITSRNLIVESMATKDYDAVAEIEFEGNSRRLAIEYERNPKAAHRYRAIRDVLDKDETADTVLYLTANDDILYLLAVEMRSCRRQIGFALSEAFRRSLLETRTLTNTEDSEVVLLRDLLRAKRP
- a CDS encoding phosphoadenosine phosphosulfate reductase domain-containing protein is translated as MSQWLGEVRRLAQEHGNDLALVVNHSGGKDSTRMLGYIRKKFPDVATYAVMADTGFEHLCPISAADFARSRCAEFGLDLTVVRNPKRTYLEMVEQRGMFPSPQYRQCTSDLKRGPIDKFIRRLAHKVIVNCIGIRSEESNPRSRLLPLTLNNALCSRHRTVYSWLPIFEQTLPDVLAWHWVNAIRLHPMYVPEFHKDGTTGGYLRRLSCRVCIFSTNADLVAIQQHDPAAFEAIASLEQKLKFTMRPGASLVEIVESHSSVRREQARQQSFCF
- a CDS encoding TOTE conflict system archaeo-eukaryotic primase domain-containing protein; translation: MPTHFCVSRQTAEDFMRLFVNRLAYCIQREKTPSDGSAPYIKQKRPLDLGAVRMHLNGDATISLYAINPNTQRCKWVAIDADFDGAVDALFQLRHELKQDGIEAAPEQSRRGGHLWIFAEEPLLASLCRIYIYNAALRLGVPVKGGGLKEGIEVFPRQDQIADGAYGNAIRAPLGVHRKSNRRYWFYDADVTPEAQLAYLQGLKKLTATQLETLTQGMKLPEAYRPPEPVPFVPRTPILGQREFRILDYVQTTGKQDSRNWKAQCPSCGEAGRDRSRNNLGIKISDPRFYVCRAGCTKEEIRAALGQPIRKAAMA
- a CDS encoding single-stranded DNA-binding protein, which gives rise to MAKGVNKAILLGHVGKDPEIRSTAGGTIVASFSFATSDRQKDSQGNWTDKTEWHNLVAFNRTAEIVREFVKKGTPLFVIGKIQTRSWDDKASGQKKYRTEILVNELSLLGGRGDSGASSSGGGYSRGNAHGYSQARPSTNDDDYADQGITDDDIPF